The Helianthus annuus cultivar XRQ/B chromosome 16, HanXRQr2.0-SUNRISE, whole genome shotgun sequence genome includes a window with the following:
- the LOC110917674 gene encoding uncharacterized protein LOC110917674 encodes MGRFWRMAEAFEVAGKVRDCDSSGSEHSPETMMDLSDMVNSFIENGNGVVNKDFDMQVDDESSSDGIDDDMEEMKEALQRLLRVDNDDDVRRNLISKVQKASKDVVQDNRSSQSLGFKRRLMARLRDQGLDAGLCKSKWEKKGGRLLAGNHEYIDVNVEQTRYIIIISLLEEFEIARPTTSYTSFLEILPEISLFKVEDFKEIVKIMSRAIKKSMSQMKMPVPPWRRREYVQAKWFGSYKRTTNENPTKKTPDRIVINNQSIGFISIPDHTCYGRRQEQFAKRDFGYKMGNLAMVMNGAS; translated from the exons ATGGGGAGGTTTTGGAGAATGGCAGAAGCATTTGAGGTGGCCGGAAAGGTGAGAGATTGCGACAGCAGCGGCAGCGAACACTCGCCAGAGACCATGATGGATTTATCCGATATGGTAAACTCGTTCATAGAGAATGGCAATGGTGTTGTCAATAAAGATTTTGATATGCAAGTTGATGATGAATCCAGTTCAGATGGAATTGATGATGATATGGAGGAGATGAAGGAAGCATTGCAGAGATTGCTTCGAgttgataatgatgatgatgtgaGAAGAAACTTGATATCGAAAGTCCAAAAAGCGAGCAAGGATGTTGTTCAAGATAACCGATCATCACAATCTTTAGGGTTTAAACGGAGATTGATGGCTCGTCTTCGCGATCAGGGTCTCGACGCGG GTCTTTGCAAATCGAAGTGGGAAAAGAAAGGCGGTCGGCTACTCGCTGGCAATCATGAATACATCGACGTTAATGTTGAACAAACTCGTTATATAATTATCATATCTTTGTTAGAAGAGTTCGAGATAGCTAGACCTACAACTAGTTACACTTCGTTCCTCGAGATCCTCCCTGAGATCTCACTTTTCAAAGTCGAAGATTTCAAAGAGATCGTGAAAATAATGTCTAGAGCCATTAAGAAGTCAATGAGTCAGATGAAGATGCCAGTACCACCATGGAGACGACGGGAGTATGTTCAGGCTAAATGGTTTGGGTCTTACAAACGAACCACCAACGAAAATCCGACTAAAAAGACACCGGATCGTATAGTGATCAACAATCAAAGTATTGGTTTTATATCCATTCCTGATCATACTTGCTATGGTAGACGTCAAGAACAATTTGCTAAGAGGGATTTTGGCTATAAAATGGGGAATTTAGCCATGGTCATGAATGGAGCAAGCTAG
- the LOC110918509 gene encoding phosphatidate cytidylyltransferase 1, translating to MIKENDGSVPVTHTGRARRRRGSNEVPADVDQSNGTKLLANDQNKYKSMLVRAYSTIWMIGGFIFVVYMGHLYIWAMIVIIQIFMAKELFNLLRKAHEDKQLPGFRLLNWHIFFTAMLFVYGRILSQRLVNTVTTDKFWYKLVGNLIKYHMVTCYFLYITGFVWFILSLKKKLYKYQFGQYAWTHMILIVVFTQSSFTVANIFEGIFWFLLPASLIVINDIAAYIFGFFFGKTPLIKLSPKKTWEGFIGASVTTIISAFVLANFFGRFQWLTCPRKDLSTGWLQCDPDPLFKPEIFGLPGWLPEWFPWTEIQILPVQWHALGLGLFASIIAPFGGFFASGFKRAFNIKDFGDSIPGHGGMTDRMDCQMVMAVFAYIYHQSFIVAQSVSLGMILDQIVMNLSYEEQRELYSKLGQILKDREFGES from the exons ATGATAAAGGAAAATGATGGTTCTGTCCCCGTTACACACACGGGACGAGCCCGGCGCCGTAGAGGTTCAAATGAG GTTCCAGCTGATGTGGACCAATCAAATGGAACAAAGTTGTTGGCAAATGATCAAAATAAGTATAAATCAATGTTGGTGCGTGCATATTCAACTATCTGGATGATCGGTGGTTTTATATTTGTCGTCTACATGGGGCATCTTTATATATGGGCCATGATCGTCATAATACAAATCTTCATGGCGAAAGAGCTTTTTAATCTGTTAAGAAAAGCACATGAAGACAAACAGCTCCCTGGTTTCAGGCTATTAAATTG GCATATCTTCTTCACGGCGATGCTGTTTGTATATGGTCGGATTCTTAGTCAACGGCTAGTCAACACGGTTACAACAGACAAGTTTTGGTATAAACTTGTAGGAAACCTAATCAAATATCATATGGTTACCTGTTATTTCTTGTATATAACAG GCTTCGTATGGTTCATTCTCTCTTTGAAAAAGAAGTTGTACAAGTATCAGTTCGGCCAGTATGCGTGGACACATATGATCCTTATTGTGGTTTTCACTCAGTCTTCCTTCACAGTTGCCAACATTTTCGAAGGAATATTCTG GTTCCTTCTTCCAGCATCATTGATAGTCATCAACGATATTGCTGCCTACATCTTCGGTTTTTTCTTCGGAAAAACTCCGTTAATTAAGTTATCCCCTAAAAAGACCTGGGAGGGATTCATTGGAGCATCAGTTACAACCATCATATCCGCCTTTGTG CTTGCTAATTTTTTTGGTCGCTTTCAATGGTTGACTTGCCCTAGAAAG GACCTGTCAACTGGTTGGCTTCAGTGTGACCCTGATCCTCTATTCAAGCCGGAAATCTTTGGTTTACCTGGGTGGCTTCCTGAATGG TTTCCATGGACAGAGATTCAAATTCTGCCAGTGCAATGGCATGCATTGGGTCTTGGACTTTTTGCTTCAATCATTGCACCTTTCGGTGGCTTCTTTGCCAGTGGTTTCAAACGAGCCTTCAACATCAAG GATTTCGGGGATAGTATTCCTGGACATGGAGGGATGACAGACAGAATGGATTGCCAG ATGGTGATGGCCGTGTTTGCATACATCTATCACCAGTCGTTCATTGTAGCTCAAAGCGTGTCTCTTGGGATGATTTTAGATCAG attgtGATGAATCTATCATATGAAGAACAAAGAGAACTGTACTCGAAACTTGGACAGATCCTCAAGGATCGAGAGTTCGGGGAATCATGA